The window CACTCACATATATATTCAGAGATTTAATTCCTGAAAACCTGTCACTCTTCATCTATAGCCCCATAGAATGGATTTCTTTGAGATTTCTCTTTTCTTTAGTTTGTGCACTTGCTATTACGATCCCCCTCTTATTATATGAAACTTTTGCGTTCATCGCTCCGGGCCTCTATCCACATGAAAAGCGGTTCATCCTGAGGATTCTCATGCCATCATTTCTGCTCTATCTCCTTGGGGTTGTCTTTGCATATTACGTTGCACTCCCTCTTATCTTTGCTGCGCTAATCCCCTATGGCAGTGAACTGGCAGCCTCTGCCTTCTCTGCAAAGCGCGTCTTCTCACTCATCTTCTATACAGCAATCTGGTTGGGAGTTATCTTTCAGGTGCCACTACTTATAATACTTGGTGTAAAGGCAAAAATCACAAACTACCATGCATTGCGGGCAAAGCGC of the Candidatus Syntrophoarchaeum caldarius genome contains:
- a CDS encoding Sec-independent protein translocase protein tatC, with the translated sequence MADTTRDKPIEDKELPLMEHIMELRGRLMTVLIPLIIITLITFPFSNTALTYIFRDLIPENLSLFIYSPIEWISLRFLFSLVCALAITIPLLLYETFAFIAPGLYPHEKRFILRILMPSFLLYLLGVVFAYYVALPLIFAALIPYGSELAASAFSAKRVFSLIFYTAIWLGVIFQVPLLIILGVKAKITNYHALRAKRGIVYIAAIAIALFVNSDPTGVSQVLIAALLIVLFELGLLITRFM